One Argentina anserina chromosome 6, drPotAnse1.1, whole genome shotgun sequence genomic window, CAGCATCAGGAAATTCTTGCCACGAATGAGATCTAGTGCCTTCAGAAAAGACATGCAAACATGGTAGAGCCCCAAGTTTTTGTTAGAACAACTCAAACCAATATGTCAAATCATAACTTTGACTGTGACGGAGATAAAAATGGTAACCCCAGATTGTAACTTCTGCAATCTCTAAGAGCTAACTTTGATTTAAGGAAGCTTCCCTAGTAGGAGCATGAAACTATTTAGAAGCTCTATTACAAGCTTCACATACAAATAATACTACAAGGTTATTATCAAAATAATCAACTACTAAAGAAAAAGCAAacgaaagaaatgaaaataaacaTTGGAGGAACTTTCTGGCATCCAtgtgaaaataaatataacaTGGTAAACCAGTTGAAACCTCATGCTTAGACAGTTAGACTTCCCCATTTCTCAAAATTGAGTCATATTCccaataaaacaataaccCTTATTTTTCTCTCCAAAGATATTAACACATTGGTACTCATTCAAGTTCATATCATTCACAAAAGACAAACATCATTGAACTCACATGGCTGGGGGGAATATGTTTGCCACTTAGAAGATCTAGCAACAAGGTTCCAAAGCTGTAGATTACACTTTCTTGTGTCACCCTACCTGCCAACCAAAGACACAGCCAAACAATGTATCACAATCACATCATACTGGAATCAAATGGAATACATAGTAAACATATGAGGTCTGCCAGGCCAGTTTCTACGCATGCTAGCAACCAAAGCATATCAAATTCATGTACTCCCATCTCTCGTATCCAAAACCCAATTCACTGAAGCCATCCCAGTTTTAGTTCTAGCAAAAGGTTTTCTTTTAAACTTTGGACCTTTGGTATATGTAACTGTAAGTAAACCATAAGTTGCTACTAACAGGTATCGGAGCATCCAGAAATTCTTCTAGCAAAGTATAGTTCAACAATGTGCGATTATCTACCTGTTCTGAGGTACTCTGGAGGAGTGAAAGCCAAGTTTGTACTGTAGCTCTTCCCATCCCTGCTATTCTTCATCAGTCCAAAGCAGGACAGCCTCGGATTCGCATCCTGCTCAACCCAATGTGAATCAATCCAAGTCAAAAATCCGCAGCACCAAAAACAAACTGATTCACAGAACGTATCATGAACCTACTAACTTTACCTTATCAAACAAAACCCTGTAAGCATTGAGATCATGATACAATGCACGCCCTTTACCACTACAATACTCAAGAGCCTGAGCCAAATACAAAGCCACCCTCAACCTCATAGCCCATCTCATTGGCTGGCTCTCCcaatgaaacaaatgcttTGCCAAAGTCTCATGTGGCATGAACTCAGCCACCAACAacctctcatctccttcacAGCAACACCCAATCAGATTCGCCAATCTCTCACTTCTCAAAGTCCCTACTGATCTAGCCTCCTCCTATAAATTGCAATAAACCAAACTTCATCACATTCTTACCTCAAAAAACGATTAAAAAGGAACAATCTTTGTAGCATTACCAAACTCGAAGATTAAAAAAGGAGCAAACTTTATAATATGAAACAGAGATAGCTTAATTACATACGAGGAACTGACGAGAATCGGGCCAGGCAAGCTTGTTGAAACGCTTGACGGCGATCCAACGGTCGGTGTTGTTGTCGAGCTTGCCTTTGTAGACAACGTTGGGGGCCTTCTCGCCGTGCTCGGAGACTATGTTGTCGGACGAGAACCCGCACGTGGCGGCTTTTAGTTGGTCGAAGCTGAACTCGGTGAAGCTCGGGCACAAGTTCTTGTCACTTTTGCCGCCCCCATTCTCTGCAAACAACGACGAACACAATCGAAGCTTTGCCCTTTTTATTTcctcaaaaaccaaaaacagaacaaAAGAGCTTTGAATGGTTGCTTACCGAGGTCGGTGGATTCGAGGACGGAGGGTTTAAGGTGGGAGTTAAACCAGCAGAGGGAGAATCTAGAGCAGCGGGCTCCCATTGATCAAGCGGTGGAGAGTGAGTGAAGCTGGAGTAGGGGAATGATCAGACGGTGGATATCATAATAGCTCAGAGTCTTAAAGAGTctgagagagagtgaggtgtGGATCCAAAGATGATTCAGTTTGGTGTTTGCGTCGGAGCTCTGATGTCTCTGCTGCTACAAATATCTATGATCTGGTTCAGTGAGTTCAGTAAAGAGGGGAAGAGAGGGAAtataaaagaacaaagaaaaataaataatgagaTTGTTTAATGTGTATTATTAGTGATAATACTATTTGGGATTTTGGGGAAGCCATTATTATGATCAGACTCGGTGTGTCCCTCACGTTTTCATGTGTTGGGTACGAGGCTTTCACAGTGTGAGTgtcagagagaaagagagactgTGTGTGAAGCAAAAATTGTAGAGGGGGGAAGCAAAAGGGAGGGTCCTTTAATTTTTCTCCTACACACTTTCTGCTTTCTGGTGATTTGTCTGCAATGCCATCATTTCTTCAAGGAAGAGAAAACCACCATTGTTTAGAGTTTCTCGATCTAGGGGGTCAAATCGATgatgtttcttttttcttgtactagtcaagaaagtcaaagaaggaaTAGACATGGAGAGGTGGATTCCATTAATAAGGTTGGAATGGAGGATTTGTCCttctaattagaattgtcATATCCTTATCATATTATTCTGTTTAGTAACTTATTCATTATCATATACTAATTCTATTTATTCACCAGACACTAAGAAGAGAATgatgaaataaaattacacTCTACTGACTCTAATCTAAGTTGGTAGTTGATTCTTAACTACTTTTTTATCGGATGTCCCTGAAGCGACTGATTCTTACCTAGTTAAAGATGATCCTTAGCTCCTTACTTCATTAGTGTGACAAGTTTGACCCGATTATggtttcttcttctatttgaTTTAAGTTGTAAAGTATGTATTAGTTGGCAGCCAAAGGAGTTTGAATTAGGCCTGTCACAAGGGGTGGAGCTGCTAACATGATTCCATATAATAGGCCTTCTTGCGAATGGGCCAATTGTATCCCTAACAGTTGTTTATCAGTTGTCACTGAATCAATAACTTACTCATCATCGGTTTGTGTTGTGGTCTAGTTTGATAAGCATGTTTACAGGAATGAGTCTTTGAACCAAAAGCAGTCGATCATGTTGCTAAAACATATTTCGATCAGGCAAACAATTTAAGAAGTTTACATAATCGCGGGGAGATGTTGGTGATCACTCTTTCTCACTTCAAATTCCTTTGAGGAAGcgaattttatcatttttcttcatatttttttttgaagataATGAACTTTAGAATCTTAATCAATAATGACAGTGAAATGATAACTAACGGTAGATCATACATTATTTCAAAATGAGCTTAAATTTGATTACTATTGTCTGATCACTTTGAAAACatgttaattaattaaccATACACTTGTAAGAGTGGTTTGCATTTTCAGTAAAACTCTTCAACATTGAAGAACTACCTTGTATGTTAAGATAACACAAGAGAAACGAACTACTATTACACATCTAAACTCTGCAACTTCTTCTCTCCTCCATTACTGTCATAAAATGAGGAACCACCAATACAAAACTTCAACAATCAACGGTACAAATAAGTTAATTGTACAAAAGGCAACCAAAATAGGTCGACAAAGTCACTTTCTTTAGCATCAAGAGAGTGACAATTCCATATTATAGAAAGACCAAAATCGTCTCCAACTTTCCACACCCTAGGTTCCCATCCTACAGCATCACAAGTCCCATCTATCTAACCCTAGCTAGCTTTGCAAAACCCAGCCACACAAACCTGCATGTTACTTGTATCCAAGACTCCCAATCAAACATCTAGACCTAAACCACCGGAAAATGAGCAATGCATCTTCGGAGACACCGTGTGAGCCCAAATGTCACATGCAACCATATGGGTGTCTATATAGGACCAGAATGACCCCCCTTGCATAAAACTACAGAGCtcatgatgatatttgcatCCCTTCTTCATGATCATACTTAACGATGCTACAACAGCTTCTGGTTCTCTTTTTTGACCAGCTTTTGGCGCTTAATTTGCGCCGGCGTGCTTTCTGATAACAGCACAGGTGGGGCTGTGGGGGTCTCTATGCTGTCAAGGATATGTCACCGGAAAAAGAAGCTCACATGGAAGAAGCACAAGCAATTCGCTATGAATCCTGTGACGCGGCAAAATTATGAAGGAAAGAAACTATATGATAATTAGCAATTACGATAAAGATAAAGATCTACTTTGCAATGATGGTTTTGGTGCTAAAGCTTGATTTAGATTGGATTAAAtccaaattataaatatgtatAGTTCTGTTTGTTGGTTCTAATTATATTTCGTACAGTTGCAGGTGTCAAATAGCTAATTAGATTCgcagtgtgtgtgtgtgtgatgtAATCCACTTTGAGGTATGAAAttggtttgtgtttgtgttgtaaAGTGGCTTATCCACTTAAAAGGTGCTTACCTAATACAAAAATATCATAAATCTGAAGCTATTTGAAGAGTTGGTATTCACATTTTCAACTTTGGAGACTTTTATGCTATTATGTAATAGTTTgtgatcagaaaaaaaaatcatttcagACCTATCTAGATAAAATATCCTTGAAAAATAGTTACTGAATCATATTTAGTATGATTGAATTTCACCTTTAGCCTAGGTGTATCTGTGCGTCTGTGTATGCTTACGCAACACCGACGATTGATGTCCAAGAAGTTTCCAACTTGAAACAAATTGTGATATTGCATTACATTATAAGAATACAAGTTTACACTTTATCTTTATAAACAAAATAGATTTTAATCTAGaaacttgttttctttcttcgtAATAGGCTTGTTTTGAACTAAGAATTAACCGTAACTTGAGAGCAGCCGCACCCGGCCCTCtttgaaaagaaataaaaaggaGATTCATCACTAATTTAGATTTAGGAAACAATTTAACACTGGAATTTTTTTTCGCCAAAATAGAAGACCAAGAAAACCCCAAAGTTTGTAGCATGAAATGAGATGGCGATGATGCACAAGAGGTGGGAAGGCACGGCACGTTATCTGTCCACGTGATAAGATCATAAGAGGGGATAGAGGGCATGTGAGGTGCTGACTCAGTTTTGCAGGGCAAGGATCCGAGTCCCTGTCGGGTACACAAAGCAAACCATGTTCCAAATTAGACTACTTGAATCTACAACGTCATAGGGAGTGAAAACTGTGAAATGACTACTctgagttaaaaaaaaacaaggtgAAAATTAAAGGTAAAAGAATCATGGAAGCAATAATGCCCATAGCCTGTG contains:
- the LOC126800775 gene encoding serine/threonine-protein kinase BSK6, producing MGARCSRFSLCWFNSHLKPSVLESTDLENGGGKSDKNLCPSFTEFSFDQLKAATCGFSSDNIVSEHGEKAPNVVYKGKLDNNTDRWIAVKRFNKLAWPDSRQFLEEARSVGTLRSERLANLIGCCCEGDERLLVAEFMPHETLAKHLFHWESQPMRWAMRLRVALYLAQALEYCSGKGRALYHDLNAYRVLFDKDANPRLSCFGLMKNSRDGKSYSTNLAFTPPEYLRTGRVTQESVIYSFGTLLLDLLSGKHIPPSHALDLIRGKNFLMLMDSALEGNFSNDDGTELVRLASRCLQYEARERPNAKSLATALLSLQKETEVASYVLMGITQETASSTQPLSLTPFGEACLRMDLTAIHEILEKNGYKDDEGIANELSFQLWTNQMQETLDSKKSADSAFRAKDYATAIDSYTQFIDCGTMVSPTVYARRCLSYLMNDMAQEALGDAMQAQVISPEWPCALYLQAACLFKLGMDNDAQETLKDGTNLEAKKNRT